A window of the Helianthus annuus cultivar XRQ/B chromosome 4, HanXRQr2.0-SUNRISE, whole genome shotgun sequence genome harbors these coding sequences:
- the LOC110935118 gene encoding pheromone-processing carboxypeptidase KEX1-like — MVSLDAMEAFLGRDRLKDAGMANKSVHDLYHRLKILRKTYFENHRSDLDIDDMEWLDQETYRLSHLLWRNDDSSDKDEYNDDDAAEEPEDEQQENQEEEEEEEEEDDDDDDDDDDDDEPEHDDEPEDGGDD; from the coding sequence ATGGTGAGTTTGGATGCTATGGAGGCGTTCCTTGGTAGAGATCGACTGAAGGACGCTGGTATGGCCAATAAGAGTGTGCATGACCTTTACCATCGTTTGAAAATTTTAAGGAAAACATATTTCGAGAATCATCGCAGCGATTTAGATATTGATGACATGGAATGGCTTGACCAAGAGACGTATCGACTTTCACACTTGCTTTGGAGAAACGATGACAGTTCTGATAAAGATGAATATAACGATGATGATGCCGCTGAGGAACCAGAAGATGAACAACAAGAGaatcaagaagaagaagaagaagaagaagaagaagacgacgacgacgacgacgatgatgatgatgatgatgaacctGAACACGATGATGAACCTGAAGACGGTGGTGATGATTAA